One genomic window of Sulfurirhabdus autotrophica includes the following:
- the pdsS gene encoding proteobacterial dedicated sortase system histidine kinase: MNFPFSISIRTKLLLISSVLLAIPWLGYQYVGEMEKFLRAGQESTLVGTARAVATALHNRPKLFDGQAVGKGGANNARDLYIRSLANTITVDGLALDWPNVADDIRVYGPESVVQEPNPNSAPLVSFKLRVGQQDDALFALIEVTDPHVVYRLPRSNSVANSDYVEIALVSPSGEFNRYTISPTAPGWFTANLMSTGQTDMMMRPDSRIKGKWIDTPQGYSIELKMPLSMVGAKLAFAVANVDDPDIDGNVSVVGTSGVGTPEELGAALVPAADIDQIISGLGRTTSRIWIIDRHQRVLAHAGSLRPENTQLLNPVLPLNTQQHWGWAAIKDRYLRPVYTFILNQPTDNFQDDLKAASQLQGTEIDRALSGIPATRRRSTPDSRAVILSAAYPVWSKDHVIGAVVVEETTNAIVTIKNQAFERLFTVILGVFLFGSLALFLFASRVSSRIRRLRNEAEQSIDSSGRVRGIIAGTHAGDEIGDLSRSFSSVLERLSQYNSYLESMASRLSHEIRTPVAVVRSSLDNLAMEALPDEAKVYMGRAQEGLARLNAILTRMSEATRLEQVLQQSEQEQFDLAKVVTGCAEGYKAAYPRHTFVVRVPAWPMVVHGVPDLIAQMLDKLVSNAADFSTEGTNIEIWLAEDRNWAALRVLNEGPALPTEMAGQLFESMISIRPRKESQAPHLGLGLYIVRLISEFHHGQASIANRHDKQGVVAQIMLPLDSQLPPVVTGAAENKA, from the coding sequence ATGAATTTTCCTTTCTCCATTAGTATCCGAACTAAGCTGCTGCTTATTTCTTCGGTGCTGCTGGCTATCCCCTGGCTGGGGTATCAATACGTTGGAGAGATGGAGAAATTTTTACGTGCAGGGCAAGAAAGCACGTTAGTGGGTACAGCACGCGCGGTGGCGACTGCCCTGCATAATCGGCCAAAACTGTTCGATGGGCAAGCTGTGGGCAAGGGGGGGGCGAATAATGCGCGGGATTTATATATTCGTTCTTTAGCGAATACCATCACGGTGGATGGTTTGGCACTAGATTGGCCAAATGTGGCGGACGATATACGGGTGTATGGACCAGAAAGCGTGGTGCAAGAGCCAAATCCGAATAGCGCGCCATTAGTGTCTTTCAAATTACGGGTCGGCCAACAGGATGATGCACTCTTTGCCTTGATTGAAGTCACGGATCCCCATGTGGTTTACCGATTGCCTCGCAGTAACAGTGTTGCAAATTCGGATTATGTGGAAATCGCGCTGGTATCTCCAAGCGGGGAGTTTAATCGCTACACAATCAGTCCTACGGCACCGGGTTGGTTTACTGCCAACCTGATGTCCACTGGCCAGACAGATATGATGATGCGGCCGGATAGCCGGATCAAGGGTAAATGGATTGATACTCCGCAAGGCTATTCGATTGAACTGAAAATGCCGCTTTCAATGGTTGGTGCCAAGCTTGCCTTTGCCGTTGCAAATGTTGACGATCCGGACATTGACGGGAATGTATCGGTTGTCGGCACTTCGGGAGTCGGGACACCAGAAGAACTCGGCGCGGCACTGGTGCCGGCGGCGGACATCGATCAGATCATTAGCGGTCTTGGGCGTACTACTTCCCGTATCTGGATTATTGATCGTCACCAGCGAGTATTGGCCCATGCTGGCTCGTTACGGCCCGAAAATACCCAATTGCTCAACCCTGTTCTTCCTCTAAATACTCAACAGCACTGGGGCTGGGCAGCCATTAAAGACCGATATCTGCGGCCGGTGTATACCTTTATTCTCAATCAGCCTACTGATAATTTTCAGGATGATCTTAAAGCGGCCTCCCAACTGCAAGGGACAGAAATAGATCGGGCGCTGAGTGGAATTCCTGCAACACGCCGGCGATCCACGCCGGATTCGCGTGCGGTGATACTTTCTGCGGCATACCCTGTATGGTCTAAAGATCACGTGATAGGGGCCGTGGTCGTGGAGGAAACAACCAATGCGATCGTAACAATCAAGAATCAGGCTTTTGAAAGACTGTTTACAGTTATTCTGGGGGTGTTCCTGTTTGGTTCTCTGGCACTGTTCCTCTTCGCATCGCGCGTTTCTTCCCGCATCCGTCGATTACGCAATGAAGCTGAACAATCCATTGATTCAAGCGGACGTGTACGGGGCATCATTGCTGGTACCCATGCGGGAGACGAAATAGGAGATTTGTCACGGAGTTTTTCCAGTGTTTTGGAAAGGCTATCCCAGTACAACAGTTACCTTGAGAGTATGGCCAGCAGGTTGTCACACGAAATACGCACGCCTGTGGCCGTGGTGCGCTCGTCACTGGATAACCTGGCCATGGAAGCCCTGCCTGATGAGGCAAAGGTTTACATGGGGCGTGCCCAGGAGGGCTTGGCCCGACTCAATGCTATTTTAACCAGAATGAGCGAAGCAACGCGGCTGGAACAGGTATTACAACAATCCGAGCAGGAGCAGTTTGATCTGGCAAAGGTGGTTACCGGATGCGCAGAAGGATACAAAGCCGCCTACCCCCGGCACACTTTTGTGGTGCGTGTTCCTGCATGGCCCATGGTAGTGCATGGCGTGCCAGACCTGATTGCGCAGATGCTGGATAAACTGGTATCCAATGCAGCAGATTTCAGTACTGAAGGAACGAATATCGAGATTTGGCTGGCCGAAGACCGAAACTGGGCAGCGCTGAGGGTGTTGAATGAAGGGCCTGCTCTCCCCACTGAAATGGCAGGTCAATTGTTCGAATCGATGATTTCAATCCGTCCCCGTAAAGAGAGTCAGGCGCCGCATCTTGGCCTGGGGCTTTACATTGTGCGCCTGATTTCAGAATTCCATCATGGTCAAGCCAGTATTGCCAACAGGCATGATAAACAAGGCGTTGTTGCGCAAATTATGCTGCCGTTAGATAGTCAATTACCTCCGGTTGTAACGGGTGCAGCAGAGAACAAAGCGTAA
- a CDS encoding VPLPA-CTERM sorting domain-containing protein — translation MKLQLTLLAAVMAAISTFSAQASFVNSDKGLEKASLHANVNGQFSWDVRDEKRNDKSIKNLSEHDSKSKSKVGQSLSEQFAKNTGKSGDDKDDDRDEKAGSDFFGHLSHSHLPSGIGTQVTLTPSGANVTPVPLPAAVWLLGAGLVGLVGVARRKA, via the coding sequence ATGAAATTGCAGTTAACACTGTTAGCCGCTGTAATGGCCGCCATCAGCACCTTCAGCGCGCAGGCTTCTTTTGTGAATAGCGATAAAGGCCTGGAAAAAGCAAGTCTTCACGCAAATGTGAATGGCCAGTTTTCCTGGGATGTGCGGGACGAAAAGCGTAACGATAAAAGCATCAAAAACTTGAGTGAGCACGACTCAAAAAGCAAGTCGAAGGTTGGTCAGAGTTTGAGCGAACAATTCGCAAAAAACACGGGCAAGTCTGGAGATGACAAGGATGACGATCGGGATGAAAAAGCGGGATCTGATTTTTTTGGACATCTGTCACACTCGCATCTTCCTTCAGGTATTGGGACGCAAGTGACACTTACTCCTTCAGGTGCAAATGTAACCCCTGTTCCGTTGCCAGCTGCAGTATGGTTATTGGGCGCGGGTTTGGTTGGGCTGGTTGGGGTAGCAAGACGTAAAGCATAA
- the metF gene encoding methylenetetrahydrofolate reductase [NAD(P)H] — protein MTSKNKGHPRTFSFEFFPPKTPEGREKLRATRQQLAQLKPKFFSVTFGAGGSTRDHTLDTVVEIQSEGFDAAPHLSCIGSTQDNIRAILNEYKSHGIRHIVALRGDLPSGMADPGAFRYANELIEFIRAETGDYFQLEVAAYPEYHPQARSAKDDLLNFKRKVEAGANAAITQYFFNADAYFNFVDECTAMGIDIPIVPGIMPITNYVQLARFSDACGSEIPRWIRKKLEGYGDDLPSIRAFGLDVITNLCDRLLQNGASGLHFYTLNQAGPTSTVWQRLGL, from the coding sequence ATGACTTCAAAAAACAAAGGCCATCCGCGCACGTTCAGCTTTGAGTTTTTCCCACCCAAGACCCCCGAAGGCAGGGAAAAACTTCGAGCAACCCGTCAGCAACTGGCCCAACTTAAACCAAAATTCTTTTCCGTTACGTTCGGTGCAGGTGGTTCTACGCGCGACCATACGTTAGATACTGTCGTTGAAATCCAGTCAGAAGGATTCGATGCTGCGCCACATCTTTCCTGCATTGGCTCTACGCAGGATAATATTCGCGCCATTTTAAATGAATACAAATCCCACGGTATTCGCCACATTGTAGCGCTCCGTGGTGATTTACCTTCAGGCATGGCTGACCCGGGTGCATTTCGTTATGCCAATGAATTGATTGAATTCATTCGTGCAGAAACGGGCGATTATTTTCAGCTGGAAGTTGCAGCCTATCCGGAATACCATCCACAGGCACGTTCGGCCAAAGATGATCTGCTTAATTTCAAGCGCAAGGTAGAGGCCGGCGCCAATGCCGCCATTACCCAATATTTTTTTAATGCGGATGCTTACTTTAACTTCGTGGATGAGTGCACTGCGATGGGTATTGATATTCCTATCGTGCCGGGCATTATGCCCATCACTAATTACGTACAACTGGCGCGCTTTTCTGATGCCTGCGGCTCAGAAATTCCACGCTGGATCAGAAAGAAACTGGAAGGATATGGGGACGATTTACCTTCCATTCGTGCTTTCGGACTGGATGTCATTACGAACTTGTGTGATCGGTTATTGCAAAACGGTGCGTCTGGATTGCATTTTTACACGCTGAACCAGGCTGGTCCTACCTCTACTGTTTGGCAAAGGCTTGGGCTATAA
- the ahcY gene encoding adenosylhomocysteinase translates to MNAVTNFTDCKVADMSLAPWGRKEIQIAETEMPGLMALREEFGTTKPLKGALIAGSLHMTIQTAALIETLQVLGAEVRWASCNIYSTQDHAAAAIAATNTPVFAYKGESLEEYWEYTHNIFEWPNGQFANMILDDGGDATLLLHLGVRAETDASVISKPTNEEERVLYAAIKNRLATQPGWYSARIGHIKGVTEETTTGVHRLYQMAEEGHLKFPAMNVNDSVTKSKFDNLYGCRESLLDGIKRATDVMIAGKICVVLGYGDVGKGCAQAFRGMGATVCVTEIDPICALQAAMEGYRVVTMDEICDKGDIFVTATGNLGVINHDHMVKMKHESIICNIGHFDSEIEIASIEKYEWDEIKPQVDHVTFPDGKKIIVLAKGRLVNLGCATGHPSFVMSASFSNQTIAQIELYNHPQDYENKVYVLPKHLDEKVARLHLKKIGVHLTELTPEQAAYISVPQNGPYKPAHYRY, encoded by the coding sequence ATGAACGCTGTCACCAACTTCACCGACTGTAAAGTCGCCGATATGTCTTTAGCCCCTTGGGGTCGTAAAGAAATTCAGATTGCAGAAACCGAAATGCCTGGCCTGATGGCTTTGCGTGAGGAATTCGGCACCACAAAGCCGCTCAAAGGCGCGCTGATTGCCGGTTCGCTTCACATGACCATCCAGACTGCCGCATTGATTGAAACCCTGCAAGTTTTGGGTGCAGAAGTGCGCTGGGCTTCCTGCAACATTTACTCCACTCAAGACCATGCAGCCGCTGCCATTGCTGCCACCAACACACCGGTATTCGCCTACAAAGGTGAGTCACTGGAAGAGTATTGGGAATATACCCACAACATTTTCGAATGGCCAAACGGGCAATTCGCGAACATGATTCTGGACGACGGTGGCGATGCCACCCTACTGCTACACCTTGGTGTGCGTGCAGAAACCGATGCGTCTGTTATCTCCAAGCCAACCAATGAAGAAGAACGGGTGCTTTATGCTGCCATCAAGAACCGTCTGGCGACCCAGCCAGGCTGGTATTCTGCTCGCATTGGCCACATCAAGGGAGTGACTGAAGAAACCACCACCGGCGTACATCGTCTGTACCAGATGGCTGAAGAAGGCCACCTGAAATTCCCGGCAATGAACGTGAATGATTCTGTTACCAAGTCCAAATTCGACAATTTATACGGCTGCCGTGAATCGCTGCTGGATGGTATCAAGCGCGCGACTGACGTGATGATCGCCGGTAAAATTTGCGTAGTACTGGGTTATGGGGATGTAGGTAAAGGTTGCGCACAAGCTTTCCGTGGAATGGGTGCGACAGTTTGCGTGACTGAAATTGATCCAATTTGCGCTTTGCAAGCTGCTATGGAAGGTTATCGCGTTGTAACCATGGATGAAATCTGTGACAAAGGGGATATTTTCGTTACCGCTACCGGCAACCTGGGCGTCATCAACCATGACCATATGGTCAAGATGAAGCACGAGTCCATCATTTGCAACATTGGCCACTTTGACTCCGAAATTGAAATTGCTTCCATTGAAAAATACGAATGGGACGAAATCAAGCCACAAGTGGATCACGTTACTTTCCCTGATGGCAAGAAAATCATCGTATTGGCCAAAGGTCGGCTAGTGAATCTAGGCTGCGCTACCGGTCATCCTTCTTTCGTGATGTCGGCTTCTTTCAGCAACCAGACTATTGCGCAGATTGAGTTATACAACCACCCTCAGGATTATGAGAACAAGGTGTATGTATTACCTAAACATCTGGACGAAAAAGTAGCGCGTTTGCATCTGAAGAAGATCGGTGTGCATTTAACCGAACTCACGCCAGAGCAGGCTGCCTATATCAGCGTGCCCCAAAACGGCCCGTACAAGCCAGCGCATTACCGTTATTAA
- the metK gene encoding methionine adenosyltransferase, with amino-acid sequence MKEFLFTSESVSEGHPDKVADQISDAVLDAILTQDPHSRVACETLVTTGLVVVAGEITTGATVDYNQVARDTVKRIGYDSSEIGFDYHTCAVLTTFGKQSQDIAIGVNEGEGMFLDQGAGDQGLMFGYACDETPSLMPMPIYYAHRLMERQAELRKDGRLPWLRPDAKSQVTIRYVDDKPQHIETVVLSTQHNPEISHAMLTEAVIEEIIKPAIPAHLLNGDTRFLVNPTGRFVIGGPMGDAGLTGRKIIVDTYGGAAPHGGGAFSGKDPSKVDRSAAYAGRYVAKNIVAAGIASKCQVQIAYAIGVAKPVSMMVNTFGTGKITDEKIVALIEAHFDLRPKGIVQSLNLLRPIYTRTATYGHFGRDEPEFTWEATDKAEALRADAGI; translated from the coding sequence ATGAAAGAATTTCTGTTTACCTCTGAATCAGTATCTGAAGGCCACCCGGACAAGGTCGCCGACCAGATTTCAGATGCTGTATTGGACGCTATCTTAACGCAAGACCCTCATTCACGGGTAGCTTGTGAAACATTGGTGACAACGGGATTAGTCGTTGTAGCGGGTGAAATTACCACGGGCGCAACGGTTGACTACAATCAGGTCGCACGCGACACCGTCAAACGCATTGGTTACGACAGTTCAGAAATCGGCTTTGATTATCACACCTGCGCAGTACTCACCACTTTTGGTAAACAATCGCAAGATATCGCTATTGGTGTCAATGAAGGCGAAGGCATGTTTCTGGATCAGGGTGCCGGTGATCAGGGCCTGATGTTTGGCTATGCCTGCGATGAAACCCCTTCGCTTATGCCTATGCCCATTTATTACGCGCACCGTTTGATGGAACGCCAGGCAGAGTTGCGTAAAGATGGCCGTTTGCCATGGTTACGCCCAGATGCAAAATCTCAGGTTACCATCCGCTATGTAGATGACAAGCCACAACATATAGAAACCGTTGTGCTTTCCACTCAGCATAACCCTGAAATTTCTCACGCCATGCTGACCGAAGCGGTGATTGAAGAAATCATCAAACCGGCCATTCCTGCGCATCTGTTGAATGGTGACACCCGGTTTCTGGTAAACCCAACCGGACGCTTCGTGATTGGCGGCCCAATGGGCGATGCCGGTTTGACCGGCCGCAAAATCATTGTGGATACCTATGGCGGCGCTGCGCCTCATGGTGGTGGTGCTTTCTCCGGTAAAGACCCTTCCAAGGTTGACCGCTCTGCGGCCTATGCCGGTCGCTATGTAGCAAAAAATATCGTTGCTGCCGGTATCGCCAGCAAATGCCAGGTGCAAATTGCCTATGCCATCGGTGTTGCAAAACCGGTCAGCATGATGGTTAATACCTTTGGTACCGGTAAAATCACTGACGAAAAAATCGTTGCACTGATTGAAGCGCATTTTGATTTGCGTCCAAAAGGGATTGTGCAAAGTCTTAACCTGCTTCGCCCGATTTACACACGGACTGCTACCTATGGCCACTTTGGTCGTGATGAGCCGGAATTTACCTGGGAAGCAACCGATAAAGCTGAAGCATTGCGCGCGGACGCAGGCATCTAG
- a CDS encoding lysophospholipid acyltransferase family protein — MTGLLRLIALLPLWLIHAVGGAMGWVVFHLSGRYAERMQENLRLSRVFSDERNYKKLLKQVILETGKGILELLVVWLRPHDKVLDLVRECQGWSLVEAAQEKGKGIIVLTPHLGCYEIAGQYFASKLPITVLYRPPRQKWLESLVVSGRERGMLKAVPADLKGVKALLGALRRGEAIGILPDQVPSRGDGAWVNFFGRPAYTMTLVGQLQKATGATVLLSFSERLSKGKGYILRFESLPEAFPADKVEAAVALNAAVENMIKACPSQYLWSYNRYKVPKGVEAPPV, encoded by the coding sequence ATGACTGGTTTATTACGTTTAATTGCTTTATTGCCGCTTTGGCTGATTCATGCGGTGGGTGGCGCGATGGGGTGGGTGGTTTTTCATCTGTCGGGGCGCTATGCAGAACGTATGCAGGAAAACCTTAGGTTAAGCAGGGTCTTTAGTGATGAAAGAAATTATAAAAAGTTGCTTAAACAGGTGATTTTAGAAACGGGCAAGGGCATTCTGGAACTATTGGTGGTCTGGTTGCGGCCCCACGATAAAGTGTTGGATTTGGTACGGGAATGCCAAGGTTGGTCACTGGTAGAAGCGGCTCAAGAAAAGGGAAAAGGGATTATTGTTCTGACCCCTCATCTGGGGTGTTATGAAATTGCGGGACAGTATTTTGCTTCAAAACTTCCGATTACGGTGCTGTACCGACCTCCCCGTCAAAAGTGGCTGGAATCGTTGGTTGTATCGGGTCGAGAGAGAGGTATGCTGAAAGCTGTACCTGCTGATCTCAAAGGGGTGAAAGCGCTACTGGGAGCATTAAGGCGGGGTGAAGCGATTGGTATTTTGCCTGATCAAGTACCGAGTAGGGGGGATGGTGCATGGGTGAATTTTTTTGGACGACCGGCCTATACCATGACTTTAGTTGGTCAGTTGCAAAAAGCGACAGGTGCGACGGTTTTATTGTCGTTTTCTGAACGTTTATCGAAAGGCAAAGGGTATATTCTTCGATTTGAATCTTTGCCTGAAGCTTTTCCTGCGGATAAGGTTGAAGCAGCAGTTGCGCTGAATGCTGCTGTGGAAAACATGATTAAAGCCTGTCCGTCACAGTATTTATGGAGTTACAACCGTTACAAAGTGCCAAAAGGTGTTGAGGCACCACCGGTGTAA
- a CDS encoding LpxL/LpxP family acyltransferase — protein MIRLGLLFVWLVHFLPLSVMAPIGQGLGMLLYWLGSERRRVARINLRLCFPDMPDSEREALVRRHFRAFGRSVLERGILWWSSKERIQKLVRIEGMEHWLAVKDRPVIWLAPHFVGLDMGGVRLTSEFPLVSMYSNQKNPVFNKVLYRSRTRFGTTRLASRQDGIRPIVKGLKEGLPFYYLPDMDYGPRDAVFVPFFGVQAATITGLSRLAKMTGAAVVPCVTKQLSGGKGYVMKFYPAWENFPGENLEQDTRRMNAFIEACVREMPEQYFWLHKRFKTRPEGEARFYG, from the coding sequence ATGATTCGTTTAGGTTTGCTATTTGTCTGGCTGGTTCATTTTCTGCCGCTTTCGGTGATGGCCCCGATTGGACAGGGATTGGGCATGCTGCTTTATTGGCTAGGTTCGGAACGCCGACGGGTGGCACGTATCAATTTGCGCCTTTGTTTTCCAGATATGCCGGACTCAGAGCGGGAAGCTTTGGTGCGTCGCCATTTTCGCGCCTTTGGTCGCAGCGTGTTGGAGAGGGGAATTTTGTGGTGGTCCAGCAAAGAGCGCATCCAGAAACTGGTGCGCATAGAAGGTATGGAACACTGGCTGGCCGTTAAAGACAGACCGGTTATCTGGCTGGCTCCCCATTTTGTTGGTCTGGATATGGGAGGGGTACGTTTAACCAGTGAGTTTCCGTTAGTGTCCATGTACTCCAATCAGAAAAACCCCGTTTTTAACAAAGTGCTTTACCGTTCCCGTACAAGGTTTGGTACTACACGGCTGGCATCCCGTCAGGATGGTATACGACCCATTGTGAAAGGGCTAAAAGAGGGGTTGCCATTTTATTATTTGCCAGACATGGATTATGGGCCGCGGGATGCCGTTTTTGTTCCGTTCTTTGGTGTTCAGGCAGCGACAATTACTGGCCTTTCCCGACTTGCTAAAATGACCGGTGCGGCAGTTGTGCCTTGTGTAACCAAACAATTGTCTGGTGGAAAAGGGTATGTGATGAAATTTTACCCTGCGTGGGAAAATTTTCCGGGGGAGAACTTAGAACAGGATACGCGACGCATGAATGCTTTTATTGAAGCGTGTGTGCGAGAAATGCCTGAACAGTATTTTTGGTTGCATAAACGCTTCAAAACAAGGCCTGAGGGTGAGGCCAGATTTTATGGTTAA
- a CDS encoding class I SAM-dependent methyltransferase, producing the protein MHRTPEPELMDTPEQALAYASTDFSEPHDAFVAHFRQRFPDFHEGEVLDLGCGTADVAMRFCWVYPGAQILGVDGAPAMLQCGQEMIDGNELGGHIHLEHRYLPDETLAAQHFDAVISNSLLHHLDDPMTLWETVKQVAKPGAPVLVMDLMRPTSIVEAFQFVRQYASDAPPHMQKDFYHSLLASYRQQEVKRQLYKADLDHFQVEIVSDRHILIWGTMDV; encoded by the coding sequence ATGCACCGTACCCCTGAACCAGAATTAATGGATACGCCAGAACAGGCATTGGCCTATGCATCCACTGATTTTAGCGAGCCGCACGATGCCTTTGTAGCCCATTTTCGGCAACGGTTTCCCGATTTTCATGAAGGAGAAGTGCTGGATCTGGGGTGTGGCACAGCGGATGTGGCAATGCGTTTCTGCTGGGTTTATCCGGGAGCTCAAATTCTGGGTGTAGATGGTGCGCCGGCCATGCTTCAGTGTGGACAGGAAATGATTGATGGTAACGAATTAGGCGGGCATATTCACCTGGAGCATCGTTATTTGCCAGATGAAACACTTGCTGCGCAGCATTTTGACGCAGTGATCAGTAACAGCTTGCTGCACCACCTCGATGATCCTATGACACTGTGGGAAACAGTAAAACAAGTGGCAAAACCCGGGGCGCCAGTGTTAGTAATGGACTTGATGCGGCCCACATCGATAGTGGAAGCGTTTCAGTTTGTTCGTCAATACGCGTCGGATGCACCACCACATATGCAAAAGGATTTTTACCATTCGCTGCTGGCATCTTATAGGCAGCAAGAAGTGAAGCGCCAGTTATATAAGGCTGATCTGGATCATTTTCAGGTTGAGATAGTCAGTGATAGACATATATTGATTTGGGGAACAATGGATGTTTGA
- a CDS encoding CoA-binding protein: MFENPSHDEICALLKKSNRIAVVGLSPNVSRPSFGVAKAMQGFGYTIVPVRPKVSEVLGQKAYATLAEVPGSIDIVDVFRAAEHIDAIVEECIALKIPAIWIQDGIINEPAAERARDAGMVVVMDRCIYRDFVGICV, translated from the coding sequence ATGTTTGAAAATCCCTCGCATGATGAAATTTGCGCATTGCTGAAAAAAAGCAATCGCATCGCTGTGGTTGGCTTGTCGCCCAACGTATCAAGGCCCAGCTTCGGTGTTGCAAAGGCGATGCAAGGTTTTGGCTATACGATTGTGCCTGTCAGGCCGAAAGTCAGTGAGGTACTGGGGCAAAAAGCTTATGCCACGCTTGCTGAGGTCCCAGGGTCAATCGATATTGTTGATGTATTTCGGGCTGCAGAACATATTGATGCCATTGTGGAAGAATGTATTGCTTTGAAAATACCCGCCATCTGGATTCAGGATGGCATTATTAATGAACCAGCTGCGGAGCGTGCGCGGGATGCGGGTATGGTTGTAGTGATGGATCGCTGTATTTACAGGGATTTTGTCGGGATATGCGTCTAG
- the dapF gene encoding diaminopimelate epimerase: MLLKFTKMHGLGNDFVVLDGISQAIQLSPEQLKLMGDRHFGIGCDQILLVENPNAADADFRYRIFNADGGEVQQCGNGARCFVKFVYDKGLTKKTEIRVETATGIIIPRLESDGQVTVNMGVPKFGLDDIPFVADGQKLTYALEIENATVDVSVLSMGNPHAVQVVHDVESALVEHHGPLIEQHVRFPERVNAGFMQIVGRKQIKLRVYERGAGETLACGTGACAAVVAGIARGLLDAEVNVTTHGGYLMIRWAGEGQPVFMTGPAVTVFEGEINV, encoded by the coding sequence ATGTTACTGAAATTCACTAAAATGCATGGGCTTGGCAACGATTTCGTTGTTTTGGATGGTATTAGTCAGGCTATACAGTTGTCACCAGAGCAATTGAAATTAATGGGTGATCGTCATTTTGGTATTGGCTGTGATCAGATTTTGCTGGTTGAAAACCCAAATGCTGCCGATGCAGATTTTCGGTACCGCATTTTTAATGCGGATGGTGGTGAGGTTCAGCAATGTGGAAATGGCGCCCGTTGTTTTGTTAAATTCGTGTATGACAAGGGTTTGACAAAGAAAACGGAAATTCGGGTTGAGACGGCAACGGGTATCATCATTCCTCGGCTGGAATCAGATGGTCAAGTAACTGTGAATATGGGTGTCCCAAAATTTGGACTTGATGATATCCCGTTTGTTGCAGATGGGCAAAAGCTGACTTATGCTTTGGAAATTGAAAATGCGACAGTTGATGTAAGCGTGCTTTCTATGGGTAACCCTCATGCAGTTCAGGTTGTGCACGATGTGGAGTCCGCTTTGGTTGAGCACCATGGGCCACTAATTGAACAACATGTGCGCTTTCCGGAAAGGGTGAACGCGGGGTTCATGCAGATTGTTGGACGTAAACAGATTAAACTACGTGTTTATGAGCGCGGCGCTGGGGAAACCCTTGCCTGTGGAACGGGAGCTTGTGCTGCCGTTGTGGCAGGTATAGCACGCGGTTTGCTGGATGCAGAGGTCAATGTGACTACCCATGGAGGCTATCTCATGATTCGTTGGGCGGGTGAAGGCCAGCCGGTATTCATGACAGGGCCTGCGGTGACAGTTTTCGAAGGTGAAATTAATGTATAA
- a CDS encoding DUF484 family protein: protein MKAEDVAAYLKEHPEFYEEYAYLLMELVIPHPHGGRAISIGERQVLALREKVKVLESKLGELIQFGEENDAVGEKVHRITLALMMARDLESLLYSIYFNLREDFAVPHVALRLWSDVTQFPELPEFEPVSNELRVYADNLTNPSCGAHALYDTMNWFGENSEHLRSFAMVALREEQAFGLLMLASEDPERFYPEMGTLYLKRLGELISVALMRTLKG from the coding sequence ATGAAAGCTGAAGATGTAGCAGCGTATTTAAAGGAACATCCGGAATTTTATGAAGAGTACGCTTATCTTTTGATGGAATTGGTTATTCCCCATCCCCATGGAGGGCGTGCGATATCCATTGGAGAGCGGCAAGTATTGGCGTTGCGGGAAAAAGTGAAAGTCCTCGAATCCAAACTGGGAGAGCTGATTCAGTTTGGCGAAGAAAATGATGCTGTGGGTGAAAAAGTCCATCGCATTACTTTGGCACTTATGATGGCGCGTGATTTGGAATCGCTGCTGTATTCCATTTATTTTAACTTGCGCGAGGATTTTGCCGTTCCCCATGTTGCGTTGCGTTTGTGGAGCGATGTTACCCAGTTTCCCGAACTGCCTGAATTTGAGCCGGTGAGTAATGAATTACGCGTGTACGCGGACAATCTCACCAACCCTTCCTGTGGCGCACATGCCCTGTATGACACCATGAACTGGTTTGGCGAAAATAGTGAACACCTTCGCTCATTTGCCATGGTAGCGTTGCGTGAAGAACAGGCGTTTGGCCTGCTGATGCTGGCTAGCGAAGATCCTGAGCGGTTTTATCCGGAGATGGGTACGCTGTACTTAAAACGGTTGGGTGAGCTGATTAGCGTTGCTTTGATGCGTACGCTTAAAGGGTAA